In Papaver somniferum cultivar HN1 chromosome 9, ASM357369v1, whole genome shotgun sequence, the genomic stretch CTGCGTGCCCATGCTGAAGCATGCCTCTTCCTATTGGAAGTAAGCCGAAATTGAGGTGCTGCCAAGTTTAAGTTGAAGTCTTTGTATAAATGAACTATACTAGCTGACAAGCAATGAAGCAATTGCAGTTGGTCATTGGCTCATTTTGTTTCTGCAAAAAATTCACTTTGAGAAATTTAGAGAATTTCATTGCTGTATTAGCAACtgcataaaaatatatacatgtTTGGTTACTTTGGTGTCTCAGTTGTGCTATATAAAAAATCCGATAGTTAATGTCGTTCAGATTACAAAAAGTGTCATATTTTGCTGCTCCTGCCAACTAGAACATCAGCTCTAACTAGAAAGTAAAGAACAACAGCATTGAAAGAGATTTTGAACTCCCGAGTTCCTGGCAGATTTTGGACGAGAACCATTAACAGCTGTAACTAGATTATAGCAATCACTGATGACGACAAAAAGAAGTGATGCTTAGTTTTTATGTCCAATTCAAGGAAACATGGAGAGCTTTGGCTTCTGCATCTAAGGTGCAGTTTGCCCAGCCACTTCCTCCATTGACATGTCAGCAGTTACCTGCAGTAGTCAAAAGAACAACCCCATCATATCCTTCAGCGTTACGAGTTTTAATGAAAGCTTTCATAATCAGGGTTGTCTTCCTGATGATGGCATTATCATATTTCTTTGTGAAATCAATTTTCTTTTTGATATCAAGGAGtcgatttttttttaaaggtattttcttttttttttgaaggtaatCAAGGAGTCGATTACTTGGTGTTGTTTACCCTCCAAAATTGACAAGAATAAAACTGTGCTCGCATCAAAACATGTTTACCCTTCTTTGATCTCGATCAATATTTTATAGCAGTTGCAATTACACCAAACAGTTCCTAAAAATCAGAAGAATATAAGGAACGAAAAGCTGGATACAGTTTTGCGCGAAAAAGCCAGATACATAAAAGAAAGCTAATGGAAGAAGCGATAATCAAAACTTCAAATACAAATAATGCCACTTGGACCTGAATTTTTATAACAAGGACAACCCAAAAGAAAACTAGTTACTGGACGATCCCGGTGGATCTGAGGGTTTGTGCTCATGTGGAGGTTGAAGCTGTGCTGCCCCAGACGGTTTCTGCTGAAATGGGGGTTGAGGCTGTGGTGCCCCTGAAGGTTGCTGGTGATAAGGCTGTGCTCccataggtggtggtggttgaggaccGAGTGGCTGATGAGAGTACTGCTGATAAGGTGGAGGTGGAGCCATATACCCATATGGTGGATAATAAGGTGGGTAGTGGCCTTGCATTGGTGGTCGCTGGTAAGGGTAATGAATGCCTTGATCAATTAATCCACTTGAACCGCTGCTTGAGCCTTCCTGGGATGGAACTACAGCACCCATCCTCTGAGGATCCATAGATGGGTAATAAGCTCTCTCGGGTTGTGGTGGAGGTGGGATATTGAAATAAGACATAGGTGCTGAAGGTTGGTCTTGAACCCCTGGGGGTTGGACTTGATTCTGCTGCTGCGAAATGACTGCCCTAGGTAGTAACCCCCCATGAGTTAGTGCTTGCTGTCTTGCAGCTTCGTCGTCTTGGTTCTCTAACTCTGCCCTCTGCGCCTGTGATCTCCCCCACAAAAGCTTAAGCCTCAAACCCTTTATGACCAGTTTATTTGAGAGCTCTTCTGCAGCCTTCTCTGCACCCTCTCTAGTCGTGTAGGTTACAAATGCACATGCTCGCTGGAGTACCATCCTCACAGACTCGATCTCTCCATGAGAATAAAAGTTATCTCGCAAGTCCTGCTCAGTGACTCTGGCATCAAGCCCACCGATGTATAAAGTTTTGATGCTTTGATCATCCGGGGGAGCAAGCGATGGCATCTCACCGGCCTTATTCAGCAATTTTGCTGCAACCGGGTCATTTACCCTGCAAACAATACAATCAACAGAAATGAGCAATCAATGATGTTAATGCATCCAACTAATACCTTGTGCTCGTCCAAGTATGAGAATATGTTGTTTCAATAGTTAAGTGGAAAATatataataacctaaataaataAGTATGTGACCATATACTAGTCTGGTTTTCTAAGAGTACATAAACAGAAAGTAAAAATGTTATAATATGTAAATGGTTCTGAGATCCGCATCACATAATAGCTTGTGTCGTCACCATGGAAAAAGACAGGAATAGGAGGAAAACAATGGGAAAAAACCCTGCTATACTGGTAGAGTATGAGAACAATTAAGGCCTCATATATGATAAATTACATACCCATAATAACGATCTTTTATATTTTGCTGGGACAATTCTCCAGTAATGGGCATTTCATGTCTATAGGGACATTCAGCGCCTCTGGTACATTCGCCTCGAACAAAGAAACTGCAAACATGTGCTCGATTTCTCTTGTAGTATGGAGTTGTCCTTTGTAGCTTCAGAATAGTATCATTGGGGCGTGCCTTTCCATAAGAAGATTCATAATCAATTCCAGCTCTAGCCTGCGGTAAGCATAGACATAGCAAATAATTTAGCTAAGAACTCTGCTTGCACAGGGGTACATAAA encodes the following:
- the LOC113310778 gene encoding zinc finger CCCH domain-containing protein 40-like, with product MAHRFLRDLEADGWERSDFPIICESCLGDNPYVRMTKADYDKECKICTRPFTVFRWRPGRDARFKKTEVCQTCSKLKNVCQVCLLDLEYGLPVQVRDTALAIDSNDSIPKSDVNREYFAEEHDRRARAGIDYESSYGKARPNDTILKLQRTTPYYKRNRAHVCSFFVRGECTRGAECPYRHEMPITGELSQQNIKDRYYGVNDPVAAKLLNKAGEMPSLAPPDDQSIKTLYIGGLDARVTEQDLRDNFYSHGEIESVRMVLQRACAFVTYTTREGAEKAAEELSNKLVIKGLRLKLLWGRSQAQRAELENQDDEAARQQALTHGGLLPRAVISQQQNQVQPPGVQDQPSAPMSYFNIPPPPQPERAYYPSMDPQRMGAVVPSQEGSSSGSSGLIDQGIHYPYQRPPMQGHYPPYYPPYGYMAPPPPYQQYSHQPLGPQPPPPMGAQPYHQQPSGAPQPQPPFQQKPSGAAQLQPPHEHKPSDPPGSSSN